One genomic segment of Pedobacter endophyticus includes these proteins:
- a CDS encoding FGGY-family carbohydrate kinase — MAKPVVAIFDVGKTNKKLFLIDENYEIVFERSARFVETVDEDGEACENLESLKSSVYDSLNQVLQMKEFDVKAVNFSTYGASFVYLDEHGKPLTPLYNYLKEYPEGLKRDFYSKYGGEEKVSLETASPILGSLNSGMQVFRLKKEKPEVFAKVKYALHLPQYLSYLITGKALADITSIGCHTQLWDFNKNQYHKWVTEEQLDAKFGEFTPADATLKTAFDGTTFEVGVGLHDSSAALIPYLENFNTPFVLISTGTWCISLNPFNQEPLIAEQLKQDCLCYMHFKGKPIKASRIFAGYEHEIQLKRIAAHFDRAAYLFKHLKFNPSLVLKLTNKIPENRKEQTAFSAVSAFGERDLNVFQTAEEAYHQLIIDLVKQQIYSLKLVLNEGVRRIFVDGGFGKNDIYMHLLSSSIPDIEVYASSVSQATAIGTALAINSAWNANPAPTDIIQLKYYSAIQRTL, encoded by the coding sequence ATGGCGAAGCCTGTTGTTGCGATATTTGATGTTGGAAAAACGAACAAAAAACTATTTCTTATCGATGAAAATTATGAGATCGTTTTCGAACGATCTGCCCGCTTTGTAGAAACCGTTGATGAAGATGGAGAGGCCTGCGAAAATTTGGAAAGCCTTAAATCTTCCGTTTACGATTCCTTAAATCAGGTATTGCAGATGAAGGAATTTGATGTAAAAGCCGTCAACTTTTCAACGTACGGTGCAAGTTTCGTCTACCTCGATGAGCATGGCAAACCGTTAACGCCGCTTTATAATTATTTAAAAGAATATCCCGAGGGGCTGAAACGCGATTTTTATTCGAAATACGGAGGGGAGGAAAAGGTTTCTTTAGAAACAGCTTCACCGATTTTAGGTAGTTTAAATTCTGGAATGCAGGTTTTTAGGCTCAAAAAGGAAAAGCCCGAAGTGTTTGCCAAAGTGAAATACGCTTTGCATCTTCCGCAATACCTAAGCTATTTGATTACCGGCAAGGCACTCGCCGATATTACAAGTATTGGCTGCCACACCCAGCTTTGGGATTTCAACAAAAACCAATACCACAAGTGGGTTACCGAGGAACAGTTAGACGCAAAATTTGGTGAGTTTACGCCAGCCGACGCTACCTTGAAAACAGCGTTTGATGGTACGACATTTGAAGTTGGTGTAGGCTTGCACGATAGTTCGGCGGCTTTAATTCCATACCTCGAGAATTTTAACACACCTTTTGTTTTAATTTCTACCGGCACATGGTGTATCAGCTTAAATCCGTTTAACCAGGAACCGCTAATTGCCGAACAGTTGAAGCAAGATTGCCTTTGTTACATGCACTTTAAGGGCAAGCCGATAAAAGCATCGAGAATTTTTGCTGGTTATGAGCACGAGATCCAGTTGAAAAGGATTGCAGCACATTTCGATCGTGCCGCTTACCTATTTAAACACTTAAAATTTAACCCTAGTCTGGTTTTAAAGCTGACTAATAAAATCCCCGAAAATCGAAAGGAGCAAACTGCCTTTTCAGCAGTGTCGGCTTTCGGTGAAAGAGATTTAAACGTTTTTCAAACCGCCGAAGAAGCTTATCATCAGTTAATCATCGATTTGGTAAAACAGCAGATTTACTCATTGAAACTAGTTTTAAACGAGGGTGTTCGGCGTATTTTTGTTGATGGCGGCTTTGGTAAAAATGACATTTACATGCACTTGTTGTCGAGCTCCATTCCCGATATTGAAGTGTATGCCTCATCGGTTTCGCAAGCTACCGCCATTGGCACAGCCTTGGCCATTAACAGCGCCTGGAATGCTAACCCCGCACCAACAGATATCATCCAGCTGAAATATTACTCAGCAATACAGCGGACTTTGTAG
- a CDS encoding DUF2683 family protein, with product MNIFVLKAYTMIVAEIEIPDNKSTLVKQLLKELGVTVKIKKTEKSPYDPKFVAKIKKADEEIKNGQTKKIPIDDLWK from the coding sequence ATGAATATATTTGTATTAAAAGCTTACACGATGATAGTTGCTGAAATAGAAATACCTGATAATAAATCGACTTTGGTTAAGCAATTACTTAAGGAATTGGGCGTAACCGTAAAAATTAAAAAAACGGAAAAAAGTCCGTACGATCCTAAGTTCGTTGCTAAAATTAAAAAGGCAGATGAGGAGATAAAGAACGGGCAAACGAAGAAGATTCCGATCGACGACTTATGGAAATAG
- a CDS encoding Txe/YoeB family addiction module toxin has product MEIEYAIQAQNDLMFWKKSGNKGVQKKISQLLQAMLEDPFTGIGKPEALKHELTGKWSRRINNEHRIVYLVTDEVIYIESLKGHY; this is encoded by the coding sequence ATGGAAATAGAGTATGCTATTCAGGCTCAAAATGATTTAATGTTTTGGAAGAAATCTGGAAATAAAGGTGTTCAAAAAAAGATAAGTCAATTGTTACAGGCCATGCTTGAAGATCCATTTACTGGTATTGGCAAACCCGAAGCTCTAAAACATGAGTTAACAGGTAAATGGAGTAGACGAATAAACAATGAGCACCGCATTGTTTATCTTGTTACTGATGAGGTAATTTACATTGAGTCTCTAAAAGGACATTACTAA
- a CDS encoding GntR family transcriptional regulator: MKPEDLISYIQIDEYSSTPKYKQLTNAILGAIEMGRLTQGNLLPSINELSFSLEMSRDTAEKGYRNLRKLGVVDSVPGKGYFIVNTDFSRKLKVCLLFNKLSTHKKIIYDSFTKAVGDRAAIDFYIYNNDFALFKRLITAKLGDYTHFVIIPHFLEGGENAHEIINTIPKEKLVMLDKILPGITGDFAAAYENFAQDIYAALEQALNRLSKYNTLKIIFPKNSYFPHEILTGFYRFCQQYAFNHKVIHNIKDEEINVGEVYINLMEDDLVILIERLIAQNLTIGKDVGVISYNETPLKRIILDGITTISTDFNALGTQAAEFVLNGKTEKIEVPFYLNLRKSL, translated from the coding sequence TTGAAACCAGAAGATTTAATTTCCTACATCCAGATAGATGAATATTCATCAACCCCGAAGTATAAGCAGCTTACAAATGCCATTTTAGGGGCTATTGAAATGGGGAGGTTGACCCAAGGAAATCTTTTGCCATCCATTAACGAGCTGAGCTTTAGTTTGGAAATGTCGCGGGATACGGCTGAAAAAGGCTACAGAAATCTTCGCAAACTTGGCGTTGTCGATTCCGTTCCCGGAAAGGGATATTTCATTGTCAACACCGATTTCTCTCGAAAACTTAAAGTTTGCCTGCTGTTCAACAAGCTAAGCACGCATAAAAAAATTATATACGATTCGTTTACAAAAGCAGTTGGAGACCGGGCGGCGATTGATTTCTATATCTACAACAACGATTTTGCACTTTTCAAAAGATTAATCACTGCAAAGTTGGGCGATTACACGCACTTTGTGATCATCCCGCATTTTTTAGAAGGTGGAGAAAATGCCCACGAAATCATCAACACCATCCCAAAAGAAAAACTGGTGATGCTGGATAAAATTCTGCCTGGTATTACGGGCGATTTCGCTGCGGCTTATGAAAACTTCGCACAAGATATTTATGCCGCCTTAGAGCAAGCCTTAAACCGTTTATCAAAATACAACACCTTAAAAATCATCTTCCCAAAGAACAGCTATTTTCCGCACGAGATTTTAACCGGATTTTATCGTTTTTGCCAGCAATATGCCTTTAATCATAAGGTAATTCATAACATAAAAGACGAGGAAATAAACGTCGGCGAGGTGTATATTAATCTAATGGAAGACGATTTGGTTATTTTAATTGAGCGATTAATTGCGCAAAACCTTACGATTGGGAAGGATGTCGGCGTAATTTCTTACAATGAAACCCCGCTTAAACGAATCATTCTTGATGGCATTACCACCATTTCTACCGATTTTAATGCGCTTGGAACGCAGGCAGCGGAATTTGTGCTCAATGGTAAAACCGAAAAAATCGAGGTGCCATTTTATTTGAATTTACGGAAATCGTTGTAA